The Spirosoma sp. SC4-14 DNA window TCGTCGGACGAAACCGTTGCGGCCCCATCCAGCGGAATATAGATCCGAGTGCCTTTATTACTGGCAACGTTAGCCCGAATAGTGAGATTATCGAGTGGGCCATAAAGTTCGGCCTTTCCCGTAACAACCGCCTGCCCGTAGAACAGGTCGTTGTCTTTAACGGTTGTATTTAGAATTTTAAAATTTTTCAGATCGGCATCGAACCCCAATGTAAAGTAGCGAAATCCGTCGTGATAAACACCCCCCCGAACCTGAGCCGTATTACCGTCGGGGTCACGCAGGGTTAGTTTTCGGGCAATGATTTCGTTTTCGCCAAAATAAATTTTGTCATCAAATGTAAAGTCGACCTTGAGGTAATCAAATCGGCCACGGCCACCCGTTATGGTTACGTCGCCATTTAGTATGGGCGCACCGGGTGTACCCGAAATAGCCACAACACCGGCTGCCGTTCCACCCAAATTCGAGAACAAATCCGTTGTGAAGGCTTCCAGTATATGCAGATCGGCATTATTGACATTTGCCTTCAACGCCAGGGGGTCGGTTTTCAATTCGGGTTTGTAAGTACCCGTAAGCGTCAGCACATCGGTTCCATTCCGGTTCAGATTAGCATTCACATTGAGTCGTTGCGTTGCCTGATCCCAGGCTGCCCGGCCGTGCAGATTTCCTACCAGCGCTTTTTCGTAGGAGAGTGTATCAACCGTAAATTCGCTTTCGATAATGGGGGTTGCATATACGTCGCGTATGGTTGCGGTCCCATTGAGCGTTCCGCCCAACTTTGTGCGTAACAAAGGATTCAACGACCGGAGCAGAAAATTCTGCGCTTGCAGATTCATCCGCTGAACTGAATCGGCCGATAATTTACCCGACACCCGAATCAATTGATCCAGGTTTTCGACCGACAGATTCTGAACAGTATACTCATCACCCACTTTCCGAATCAGGCTGGCCGGGTTAAGCGTCCAGTCACCATCCAGCACCCGCACCTTCGATCGGTTAAACGTCAGATCGACGGCATCGCCCTTGAACCGCATCGTACCGTTCAACTCGGCCCGATTTGTGCTGCCTACCTGTTCAATACTGCTGGTAAAGTTGATGTGATCGACATCCCACGATGCTTCGGCCTGCCAATTACGGGTTGGCAATAACGAACTTAACGTCTGCCGCTGTGAGGTCAGAATGGCCGACGCCAAAACGTCGCCGTCGTAGGTAAATTTCGATGTTGTCAGGTCCAGATCGCTGGGGCCAAAACCCAGCTTCCCGAATCGCAAGGAGTCGGTTTTAACGGTGGCAGTCAGGAAGGCAGTATTATCTTCCGTAAATCGGCCTTCCAGCCGCGAAGCCGGAGCTATATAAATCCTGGGATTCAGGAAAGCGATTAATGGATCAATATCTTTGGCAATAAACTGATAATCGATAGTATATCGCTCAAAAAGAACATTTTTTCGCTTACTGAGCTGTTGTTTTCTCTGCTCATAATAGGCTTTCATACCAGCCGCATCACCCGCAAAATGCATCTGGTATTCGCGCACCAGCCGGGTCAGGTCATCAATCGTTTGCTGAGGCTGAAAGTTACCCTGAAGGCGTGTCGTCAGAAAATCCGAATTAAGGTCAAAATAACGTTGCGTGCCAATTGAGTCGCGCCGTTCAATAGACGACAGCAGGGTCAGCGTACCGATGTTCAGGTTACGTTTATTCAGGCTAACCTCACTATTATAAAAACTGGCATTACCCACAATATCATCGAGCGTATTACCCTCCAGCTTCAGATCCAGATCGGTTTTAACAACCAGCGAATCAGACAAATAGCCCATGGCCCGCAAATCGGCGTGTCGAACAACTCCTTGTATGTCGTATCGGTTTCGTGGCTTCCGCAAATTAAACTCACCCGACAGCGAAAAATTCAGGTTAGGGTCGCTCAGATCCAACTGCCCCTGAAAAAATGCCTTCTGTAAATTTCCACGGGCCGCTACGTTCCGATAATCGTAGCCCTGCCAGCCAAAACGGCTCAACCGGCTATCGATGTCAATACTGGCTCGTTCGATATCAGTGCCATGACCAACTATTTTTCCTTCGCCATCCAGCTTACCAAATTGGGCTGGCTGGTCAATTAGTTGCCCGATCTCCAGATTTTCACTCCGCAGGTTAGCCGTATAGGTTGTCTGGTCGGAGTTATCGGCCAGCTTCAAGGCCAAATCACCTATTACGGTGCCGATGCTGGTCCGAAATTCGCCCTTTGCCTTAAAATTATCGAATGCGCCTACAAATGTGGTTTTGAAGGCCACCGTACCCAATTTTTGAATCGTATGATTAAATGCGGTATCGGGATAATACTGCCGAATATCGGCCATATTCACCTCCGACGGTGTAAAGTCGAAATCAACAGTTGTACGGTCAATATCGGGCAATCCTTTCCAGGCTATTGTTCCCGCCAACCGGCTACGGGCTCCAGCCCCAAATCGAAGATCCGTACGACTCAATCGAAAGTCATTGACTGTACCCGTAAATACACCCGTCAGAAACCAGGTTTCGTTCAGTTCGCGCAGGTATTCGGAAAAGTAGCCTAAATCGTTCGACTTCACTTCACTATCGCGGAAGTTTGCATGCATCAGCACACGGCTGTTGAAATCACCAAATGCCGATGGTTTGTCGTATAGAAATGTGATATTGTTCCTAATAATCGAGTTGCCGATATGCGCATCGAGCTTCGCCAGCTCCATTTTTGTATTACAGTACAAAAACTGTGTATCGAGCTTTCGTATTTTAATTTTCGAGTCCCGATCAAAGCCCGATAAGCCCTTAAGGTCAAGGGCAATGGTATCGCCAAGCACCAGAAAATTGCTAACTTCGGCGGTCAGGTTTTTCAGGGTAAAATGGTTGTAATCGAAGCGGTTACGATCGTGCATGAAGGGCTCACGCGGGTCTTCGAGCGTGTAAGCTCCTTCAACCAGGTGGATGTGGCTAACCGTAAACGGAACGTTCTGATCAGGAATACTGGGCTTTGTTGGATCGGATGTCAGTTCTTCGATACGGGCAATAAATTCATCGAGATTCGTATCGCCCGTTTTCGGATTTTTGATCATCCGTACATCTGGGCGATATAGCACTATTTCGTCCAGATGAATAGTATGTGCTGATGAATCGATAAGATTTTGCAGATCGTAATCGGCATCGAGCCGTCCAACCTGAATCATTGGACGCCCTTCGCGATCGCGAATACGAATTCCGGTCAACGTAACCGAATCGAACCATTTAATTGAAACACCCTGAATATCAACCGGAAACTGGAGTTTATCGGATAAGCGCGTGGCCAATTCGCTCACCACCCGAGTCTGTACAGCCGGTATTTGCAGCCCCAGCACAATGCCTAGCAGCAAGCCCGTTACCGTTAGTAGCAGGTAGAGCAGTGTTTTAAGGAATATGGCGAAGAATTGACGCATTCGGGCCAGAAATGCCTAATATACAATGATTAACAGAAAAACCGTTACCGTTTAGACTTGTTATTAAAGATTCGTCATTTATTATTTCCAGTAATGACGAATGACTTATGCACCAATGACATTCATACTATGTTCATCAGACAACTACCAGAGGGAACGGTTTAGTATCAACTTCCATTATATATTCTACAACAATCATTATCTATTAGTTTTGTACGGTGAATATTTTAGCCATTGAATCTTCCTGCGACGAGACATCGGCTGCCGTTTTAGCTGACGGTCAGCTCAAATCCAATATCATTGCTACGCAGTTGGTTCATGAACAGTATGGCGGAGTAGTGCCTGAGCTGGCCTCCCGCGCCCATCAACAGCATATTTTACCGGTTGTGGCCCGAGCGTTAGCCGACGCAAATATAGCCAAAACCGACCTGTCGGCCATTGCTTTTACGCGTGGTCCGGGTTTACTGGGTTCATTGCTGGTTGGCGCTTCGTTTGCTAAAGCACTGGCGCTGGGCCTGAACATCCCGCTAATTGAGGTCAATCATATGCAGGCTCACATTCTGGCTCACTTCATCGATGACCAGGAGGGTGCATCTCCGAAACCCAAACCCAGCTTTCCGTTTCTGTGTCTGACCGTGAGCGGAGGGCATACGCAACTGGTTCAGATCAACAGTCCACTCGACATGGAGGTTATCGGCCAAACTCAGGACGACGCGGTTGGCGAAGCGTTCGATAAATCGGCAAAGTTGCTCAATCTGCCATATCCGGGCGGACCACTGATCGACAACTATGCCAGAACGGGCAATCCGCTGGCCTATAAATTCCCTATGGGCGAAATGCCGGGTCTGGATTTTTCATTTAGTGGTATTAAAACAGCCATTTTATATTTTCTCCGCGACAATGTTCGAGCGAATCCCGACTTTATTACGCAAAATCTACCCGATATTTGCGCCAGCATCCAGCATACGCTGGTGCAAATGCTGCTCACAAAACTAAAGCGGGCTGCTCGCGAAACTGGTATTCGCGATATTGCTATTGCGGGTGGCGTATCGGCAAACAGTGGGCTTCGATCAGCATTGACCCAACTGGGCACCGAGCAAAACTGGACTATCTATATTCCTCGTTTTGAGTACTGTACCGACAACGCAGCCATGATTGCGATGGCTGCTCATTTTAAATACATACAGGGTGATTTTACTGATCAAACTGTTAGCCCATTGCCCAGAATGAGTTTTTAACCATTTATGATTTACGGTATTCGGTTTACGGTTGCGTTGCGCGAGAAGGATGTTTGCTCTTATGCGAAGCAACCGTAAACCGAATACTATTCCCCACCAGCCATGATAACCATATCGGAACTCCATATTTATCCCATCAAATCGCTCGGTGGTATTTCGGTAACAGAAGCGGTTGTTGAAGCCAAAGGATTGCGTTTCGACCGCCGTTTTATGCTTGTTTCGCCCGATGGTCAGTTTATTACCCAGCGGGCAAATCAACAGATGGCGCTGATTGATGTGGCCATTGAGGGTACTCAACTACGGGTATGGCACCGCAACCAGCCCGATAATGTACTGGAACTGCCGTTACTCCCAGCCGATCGACCCCACGATCAGGAAACAATGCAGGTTAGCATCTGGGATAGTCATAACGTTCCGGCCGTTACCGTTGGCGAACATGCCGACCAATGGTTTTCCAATGCGCTTGGCCAATTGTGCCGGTTGGTGTTCATGCCCGAAAGCACGCACCGCACTGTCGATCCCAGGTATGCCCGCCAGCACGATGCGGTTAGCTTTGCCGATGGCTATCCCTATCTGCTGATTGGCGAATCGTCGCTCGACGAACTGAATCGCCGGTTGCCGTCCAGTCACGAGCATCCGGCTCAACCGCTCAGTATGATTCGGTTTCGCCCCAATATCGTCGTTAAGGGCAGCGATCCGTATGATGAAGATACCTGGGCGCATTTTCGCATCAACGATATTGATTTTTATGGTGTTAAACCCTGTGCTCGTTGTGTATTAACAACAATTGATCCGGCAACGGGCCACAAAGGCAAAGAGCCCCTCCGAACACTGGCCACCTATCGGCACTGGAACAATAAAATTTTATTTGGCCAGAATGTACTGGCCGAAGCAATGACGGCGGGCACGCTGGGAGCTCTACGGATTGGGCAAACGGTTGAGATACTGCACCGTCAGGAGCCGTGGCTGGCACCGCCCGTATCCGTTTTCTGAAATCGTATTGACTCCTGAAACCTACAAAGACTTTCGGAGTTTATGGCTATTAGTTACCTGTAAATAGAGTCCTTTGCTTACACCTTTACGCAACGCTTATTACCTGAGCCTACCAGTCGTATTCGGAGCCGTGTTGTCGAATCGTATGGCCGCCCGCTTATCCGACGTATCGCCAGTCCATTGGGCCACACCTATTGTACTGGCGTTGGTTGTATTTATTATTTATACGGTCGATCGACTGCTCGACATTCGTAAATCGGGCTTTTCGGCAACAGCCCGGCACAACTTTCACCATCGGTATGCTCCCCTGCTCTGGCGTGCAGTAGTGGGCGCTTCCCTTTTAGCCCTCGTCCTGACGTTCTTTCTGCCGGGTAGCGTTATCAGATTTGGCATCGTTCTGGGAGGTTTTTGTGCGGCCTATATAGGTGCCGTATTTCGGCTTCCGGCCCGGCACCCGGCATTGCTCCTGAAAGAACCGTTGGTAGCTGTTCTTTATTCGGTTGGTGTGTGGGGCAGTGTGTGGGTTCAGCGGCCAAAGCTTAGTGGGGTTGAATTTGTCGAGTTCCTGATGTTTTTGGGTATTGCATTTCAGAACCTACTGCTATTTGCCGTTATGGAAGATCAGGAATTTCCGAATCAGCCCGACTTTTCGCTGGCGACCGTCTGGGGAGCCGATCGAAGCGATACACTATTGCGCTGGCTGACCTTTCTGATTATTGCGACAGGGTTAGGGCTTTGCTTTTTTACTGTCGATCGTTTTGCACAACGATCGGCCATCATGCTGGCCATTATGAGCTTAACCTTATACGGCATCCAGCGCTATCCGGCTTATTTTCTTAACCATGAACGCTACCGTTGGCTGGGCGATGCCGTATTCTGGTTTCCAGCGCTGGTGCTCTAAGCAGCTATAGTAGGGTTATGCAGTATTGATTCGAGTCAATCTGGCTGAAGCAACTCCTCCGAATTCTGCCCGATATTTGTCTTATGAAAATCGATCATATAGCCCTTTGGGTTCGCGACCTGGAACAGCTACGGCAGTTTTACGAAACCTATTTCAATGCCGTTGCCAATGCTAAATACATCAATGACAAAACGGGCTTTTCGTCCTATTTTCTAACGTTTCCAGACGGAGGTTCCCGGCTCGAACTAATGCAGATGACCGGTATCCCAGACTCCCAAAACGATCCCTTTGCTCAGTTTTCGGGGCTAATCCATTTTGCCATTTCGGTTGGCAGCGAAACCACAGTCGATCATCTGACCCAACAACTGCGTGCCGATGGCTATACCATCGTGGGCGAACCACGGAGAACGGGTGATGGCTATTACGAAAGTGTAGTGCTCGACCCAGAGCTAAACAGAATCGAAATAACCAGCTAGGGAATCAGAACCGACGAATAGAATCCTTTAGCTATTTTTTTGTCTTTCAGAACCATTTCGTCGGGCTTCCCTTCTCTGGTTTTCACCCGATGCATCAGAATTTCCAGCAGAATATCGGTCATGTATTCGCGTTTATTGAATACAATGTCATGGCGGTTTTCGGGCAAAAGAAATTGTTTTACACGAGCATTGATCAAATGGTGCTGAGCAAATGACACATTGGTTGGATAGACCAGTTCGTCGCGCTGACCGTGCAACATAGTAATGTTAGCCTTGATTTTGGGCCAATCAGGCAAAATAGCTTCCAAAGCTTTACGGTGTGCCAGTTTTTCGTCGTTTGCCAGGCGAAGCAGTGGCGGTATTCCCCACCGCAACAGGGGCGTATCGACCCAGTGACTAATGGGATATGTTCGTTCCAGACCAGGCCCTAATGCCGACGACACAAACACGACATGATTGACGGCATCTGGATTGTTCATAGCCAACCGAGCCGATACAGAGCCGCCATATGAGGAGCCAACAACCATCAGATAGGGGGCATCTTTATAGCGGTCGATCAAAGGTTGCAAGAGCTTAGCTTGTTTTACAATAGATGTTTCAACCCGCCCAAAATCGGAATAACCATAGCCCGGTCGGTCTACAGCCACCAATTGGGCCCGGTTCAGCAGGCTGGTATCTTTAAAGAATTCATTAAAAAACGAAAGTGAACTAGGTGCTCCGTGCACAAACAACACAACAGGCAATGCCGAATCGCCGGGCAGAGCCGGTGTTTCCATAAAGCGGATTGTACGCATGGACTCATGCCCCAGCTTTACCTGGTAATAGTGTACTTTAGGCTGTATTCGTTGGCCGCGAAACTCTGCGATCAATTCCTCATCCGTCTGTCTAAAATCAATAAACCAGGCAACAACTAATGTACCAGAAGCCAAAACCAGAATTGTAAGCAAACTCCAGCGAAGAACAAGCAAAAACCGTTTCATATGCAGTGTCGTGTGATTGTATAACTGCAAATCGGCGGCCAAAGGTTTACGAAGCGCCCGAAAGCTTTCTAAACGGCAAACATTATTAAGATTGAACTGCCTTGTTTGGCAGAAAAAACAGCAAAACGTTATGAAAGAGAAAGCCGACGTTCCTGCTCAACTTAGCGAAATTGATCTGGATCAACCTGCTTCGGATACCCCTGGCGATTCGGCAACACTTCAGGAAACCCGTATTGCTCTTGGTGAGAAAGGCGCGCCAAAAAAGACAACAGAAGAAACGAATACGGCCCAAAAATAGGGAGCCGTGTCATGCGCCTGCGGGACATTTATTTCACTTCATTTTCTACCGCCAGAAAATGGGTTAACTCACCATTATTATCGTAGAGGGGGTCGATTTGTAGCCGACACAGATAAGATTCTCCGCCCTTGCGGTAATTTAATAGATCGGCTTTTACCGGATTAGCCCGCCGAAGCGACTCCCGAACGCGTAATAATGTTGCGGGATCGGTATCTGGTCCCTGTAGCATCCGTGGCGTTTGTCCGATGGCTTCTTTATGCGAATAGCCCGTCATAGTCAGAAAATTCCGACTGGTCCATAAAATAGTTTTCGACAGATCGGTCAGTATCAGCGTTGAGCCAGCCAGCAATTTCTTCACATAGGCATTACGCTGCCGCCGGGACATATTCCAGTCAAAAATCTCGCCTAGTTGTCGAAACAGGTCTGCCTCTTTACGGCTGGCTCGTTGCTGCGCCTGAGCCAACATAAAGATCTCAAAACAGGCAACAGGATATGATCGATTTCCTTCCTGCCGAGACCGACTATAGACCTTGTTCACGAGTTCTGCATAGGATTCGGATGTAAGCATAACATCGGAGAGGAAAGGGTTTTCATAGGAAAGATAGCAGGTAGCACTAGCAAAACCTAATTAAAGTAGCGTCAATAGGGCAGAGGTAAAGTCCATCGAAAAAAAAATTTCAATAGGAATAGGCTGATAGCCAATGGCTCTACCCTCTAACCAGTCAAAAGACATTATTTTTTTTACATCTCCTCTTGCGTGTAACACAGAAAGCGCCTACTTTTGTGCCACGATTTAGGAAAACGACTGGCAACAGTCTCCAAGATCAGAAATGGTTCGGTAGTTCAGTTGGTTAGAATACCTGCCTGTCACGCAGGGGGTCGCGGGTTCGAGCCCCGTCCGGACCGCCAACAAAAAAAGCACTTATCAGTAATGGTAAGTGCTTTTTTTTGTTATTAGGTACACCATTGTAAGGGGGATCAAGGACAAATTTTACGCGTTCCCCAATCCTATTAATGGTAGTATCTATCTCCACAACAGGGTCCAGTATAGGCAACATTATTATATCGGCTTAACCGTTTTACCGATGAGCCATGCCAGCGTAGCGAAAAGCCTATTATTATTGCATAGTCCGACCGACATTGCACAAACAATTCATCTATAAAAAATGAACAGTCCAATTCTCATCTTTCTTACGGGCGTTTCACTAACGCTCACCGCCTGTGGTCAGAGTACATCCAGTAACTCGGCCTCCGTGGAAACAAAAGACCCTAATTCGAACTACAAACCAGCCTTTGCAGGACAAACCAGAGTAGCCGCTGTCAAAACATCGACCAACTACGAAGGCAAGGTTCTGACAGAAACGCTGAAAAGTCCGTGGGGTATTACGAGCCTGCCCGACGGTCGGTTACTTATTACCGAAAAAGAAGGAACCATGCGTATTGCAACCCCAGCCGGAAAGGTTAGCGATCCCATTACCGGAATTCCTAAAGTAAATCCGTCGGGGCAGGGAGGGCTGTTAGGTATTCGCGTCGATCCGGCGTTCGAAACAAACCGGATGGTATACTGGGTGTTTTCGGAGCCAGGTTCGACGGGTAATGTTACCGCTGTTGCGAAAGGGAAGTTATCGGCCGACGAAAAAAAGATTGAAGGCGCTACGGTCATTTACCGGGCAACACCAGCCTATAATGGCAATCTGCATTATGGCGGCCGTATTCTGATTGATAAAGGTGGAAATCTGATCATCAGCACCGGCGAACGGTCAGACAAAGTGACCCGCCCGCAAGCGCAATCGCTCAATTCTGGACTTGGAAAGGTGATTCGGATCACTAAAGATGGGCAACCTGCTCCGGGCAATCCGTTTGCCAGCCAGGCAGGCACTCGCCCCGAGTTGTATTCATACGGACATCGGAATGTGCAGAGCCTGGCCTTCGATCCGGTATCGGGCGATTTGTGGGAAGGTGAGTTTGGGCCCAGAGGTGGCGACGAGATCAACCACATCGAACCCGGTAAAAATTATGGCTGGCCAACCATTACGTATGGCATTGAATACAGTGGCGAAAAAGTGGGGGAAGGCATTCAGCAAAAAGCCGGTCTTGAACAACCGGTTTATTATTGGGACCCATCGGTTTCGCCCAGCGGTATGACCTTCTATAGCAGCAATCGAATTCCTGAATGGAAGAACAATCTCTTTGTTGGCACGCTGAGTGGAATGCACATTGCTCGGCTTGTGATCAAAGACAACAAAGTGGTGGGCGAAGAGCGCCTGTTAGGCAACGAATACCAACGCTTTCGGGATATAACTCAGGGCAACGACGGTGCCTTGTATGCCATTACCGATCAGGGTAGACTTTATCGAATCGATAAGAAATAATACTTCAGCCAGAGCCTGCTAACGAGCAGGCTCTGGCATTTTTATGGAATAGGTGCTAAACTCTGGCTTATTTTTTCAGGGTATTATAGCCTACAGAACCCTTTAGGCTTGTCTCCAGTAGTTTGTTTTGCAGGTAGCTTACTCTTAACCATTATCGGCCCTGTGGCTCTTCATTAGCTGTAGCATCAACGCTGCCCCTAAGCCAACAAAAGCTCCCAGTGCGCCCCAGCCAATATCGGCCCACGTAAAATGGCGTTTCGGCAGCAAAAGCTGACCAATTTCCGCAATAAATACAACGCCAATCAGAATCAGCCACCAGATAATCCACCAATAGGGCGACTGTTGGCGACTTGCTATAATGGACCCGGCAAAAGCTCCTAAAAACAAAAACGGCACCGCTGTTCGCAAATCATCATTGGCATGACTGTCGGTCCAGCGGGCAACCCAGTGTGGCACAAACCATACTAAATTCAGTCGCGGGTCGGGTACCCAGCTCAAATAAAACACCAAAGCAATACCAAGCAAAAGTAGTATATACGTCAGACGCATTCGGACAGAGGTAGGATTGTATTGCAAACAAAACCAGATCAACTCCGCTAACGGCGGTCGGCCTAATCGGAGTTAAACCAAACAGTGCTTATCGCTTCAATCATGAATCGACTACTGATGCCTGGCAAAGATAGCAACTTGTGATGTTACCTTTCTTACACAGTGCATTATCTATGATTAATCAAATGCCCCTAAAAAAAACTCATAAAACTGTTACTCCTTCAGGAACGTTTATAAGAAACTGGTTGCACTATGTAAAAGGATACTTTGTCCAATCTATTTTCACTACACTAGCTTGAAGAGTATATTTAGGCTATCAATCAATGACTAGCCAATGACTGGCAAAACAGCATCCTCTACTGATGAAAGTAAAGCGCTCAGCGAGCGTTTAGATGTAAATTTTGCGCTGAAAGCGGCCCGCCTGGGCGTATGGGAACTTGATCCGATTACACGCCAGTTTACCTTCGACGACCGGTGCCGGGAACTCTTTGGACTCACAACCGGCGATCTGCTATCCTATGAGCAGGTACTGCGTTATATTCATCCAGACGATGTTGCTCGGGTCGATGACGCCATCGGCTGGGCAATGAACCGCGGCTCTACTGGCACTTATGATGTTACCCATCGCACCATTGGGGCTCACGATGGGCTATTCCGCTGGGTTCGATTTATTGGCCGCAGCTACTTCAACGACCAGGGAGACGTTTACCGTTTTGCGGGTGTGGCTCAGGATGTTACCAAAGATATACAGAATCAGAAACTGGAAGCCAGTGAGCAACGCTTTAGAAGTCTGATTGAAGAAGCTCCTGTAGCCACCTGTTTATTTGTTGGCCGCAATATGGTTATTGAAGTAGCCAATGAAGCCATGATGAAATTTTGGGGGAAAGGCGACAGCGTACTGAACAGGCCCCTGACCGAAGCCATTCCGGAGCTGGTTGGGCAACCTTTTCTGGATATTCTGGATAACGTTTTCACGACCGGACAGACTTACCATGCTTCGGCGTCTAAAGCCAATCTCGTTGTCGACGGCAAACCCGGAACCTATTATTTCGATTTCACCTATAAACCGCTGCTCAATGCCGCCGGTGATGTTTATGCCATTATGGATATGGCCGTCGATGTTACGGAACAGGTTATTGCCCGCCAGAAACTGGAAGAAAGCGAATTGTTTTCCCGTAGCATCATCGATAATTCACCCGTTGCCAAAATTGTCTTCGTTGGCGACGATATGGTGATCGAACGAGTTAATCAGAATATGCTTAAAATGCTGGGGCGAGATACGTCGATAGCCGGTATGCGGTTTGTTGAAGCCTTACCCGAACTAACACAGACTCCGCTTTTGGAACGGATGAAACACGTATTGGCCACGGGCGAAATGTATGTCCAGTCCGAAGAAAAAATTGAGCTGATCAAATATGGCCAACTGTATACGGGCTACTACAACTATGTATACAATGCTTTGCGCAACACATCGGGCGAAATTTATGGCATGATGGTTACGGCTACTGAAATAACGGAACAGGTGCTGGCCCGGCAAAAGGTAGAAGAAGCCGAAGAGTCGCTGCGGAGAGCCGTTGAGCTGGCAGAACTGGCTCCCTGGGAAATTGATCTGACCAGCAATCGGGTTACGTATAGCGATCGGATGAAGGAATGGATTGGCCTGTCAGACAATGAACAGCCTTTACAGCAAATTACTGACCATATTCCAGAAAATGATCGGGAACGTATCCGGTTAGCGCTCGAAAAAGCGATGCGCCCCGAAACCGATGGGCTCTACAATGAAGTACATACTATTGAAAATGCGCGAACAGGCCAATGCCGAATCATTCATGCACAGGCTAAAACCTACTTCGACAAGTTGGGAAAAGCCTATAAAATGATTGGTACGGCACAGGATATCACCGTTCAGAAAAGTTTGCAGTTAGCGCTGGAGCAGCAGGTTCAGGAACGAACCGAAGCCCTCGAAGCCTCTAATCAGGAGTTGGCCGAATTTAATAAACTACTTACCCGCTCGAACCAGAATCTCGAACAGTTTGCCTACATCGCCAGCCACGATTTGCAGGAACCATTGCGTAAGGTTCAGCAATTTGGCGATTTACTCCAGGCGCATTATATGGCCCAATTGGGCGAAGGAGCCGATTATATCCTGCGTATGCAGCAGGCCGCCTACCGGATGTCGACATTGATAAAAGACCTGCTGGCGTTTTCCCGGATTTCAACCCGAAAAGAAACCATTACGCTGGTATCGCTGACAGACATTGTCAGTACGGTGTTGCTCGATCTGGATCTGCGGATTCAGGAAACCAATGCCACCATTCGTGTCGATTCTTTACCGACTGTGCAGGGCGACCGATCGCAGTTGGGGCAGTTGTTTCAGAATCTGCTGAGCAATGCCCTGAAATTTCGTCGGCCCGACGTTGAACCCGTCATTCGAATTAGGGCTCAACAAGTTGCGGCTGCTGATTTACCTCCATCGGTAACTCCAACCCGAATGGCTGCCTCCTACTACCGGATCGATGTTATCGACAATGGCATCGGATTCGACGAAAAATACCTTGACCGTATTTTCCAGGTTTTTCAGCGACTACACGGCAAAAACCAATATGCAGGAACCGGCATAGGGTTGGCCATTTGCGAAAAAGTTGTCGATAATCATGGGGGAGCCATCACAGCAACCAGCCACCCCAACAAAGGGGCAACGTTCAGTGTTTTCCTGCCAATCTGATACCGCTATAT harbors:
- a CDS encoding PAS domain S-box protein, whose translation is MTGKTASSTDESKALSERLDVNFALKAARLGVWELDPITRQFTFDDRCRELFGLTTGDLLSYEQVLRYIHPDDVARVDDAIGWAMNRGSTGTYDVTHRTIGAHDGLFRWVRFIGRSYFNDQGDVYRFAGVAQDVTKDIQNQKLEASEQRFRSLIEEAPVATCLFVGRNMVIEVANEAMMKFWGKGDSVLNRPLTEAIPELVGQPFLDILDNVFTTGQTYHASASKANLVVDGKPGTYYFDFTYKPLLNAAGDVYAIMDMAVDVTEQVIARQKLEESELFSRSIIDNSPVAKIVFVGDDMVIERVNQNMLKMLGRDTSIAGMRFVEALPELTQTPLLERMKHVLATGEMYVQSEEKIELIKYGQLYTGYYNYVYNALRNTSGEIYGMMVTATEITEQVLARQKVEEAEESLRRAVELAELAPWEIDLTSNRVTYSDRMKEWIGLSDNEQPLQQITDHIPENDRERIRLALEKAMRPETDGLYNEVHTIENARTGQCRIIHAQAKTYFDKLGKAYKMIGTAQDITVQKSLQLALEQQVQERTEALEASNQELAEFNKLLTRSNQNLEQFAYIASHDLQEPLRKVQQFGDLLQAHYMAQLGEGADYILRMQQAAYRMSTLIKDLLAFSRISTRKETITLVSLTDIVSTVLLDLDLRIQETNATIRVDSLPTVQGDRSQLGQLFQNLLSNALKFRRPDVEPVIRIRAQQVAAADLPPSVTPTRMAASYYRIDVIDNGIGFDEKYLDRIFQVFQRLHGKNQYAGTGIGLAICEKVVDNHGGAITATSHPNKGATFSVFLPI